The genomic segment TTTACTTAGAAAACAATTAAGAGCTTTAATTGCTGGACTCTCTAAATCTAGTCCCAGCTTCAAAGCCGCAAATGCTCCTTCATACCTGACAGAACTGCCATCTGTGGTAGAAGAAATAGCAAACGTCAAAGAGCAAACCAATTCTTCACTCTCGTTACTCAATGAAGAATTCACTTATAAGCGTTTTATAAAAGAAGTAAGTAGAGAGACTTTTCCGATTATTCACTTAACAACTCATGCTCAATTTAATTCGGTTCCTCAACTGACAATGTTTTTTAGCTGGGACAAGCCAATCAACTTATTAGAGTTTGACAGTTTACTCAAACAAAAAAATCAAATCAATGAAGATGCAATTGAGTTATTGGTTTTGAGTGGTTGTGAGACAGCTAAGGGAAATAAGCGCTCGGCATTAGGAATCGCTGGGATCGCAGCCCAAGGAGGAGCAAGGAGTACTGTCGCAACTTTATGGCGCGTAGATGATAAATCTACCGCTATGCTCATGAAAGAATTTTACAAGGAGTTGAAAGATGGTAAAACTAAAACAGAGGCACTAAGTCTTGCACAATTAAGTTTGTTATCAAATCCAGATTACTCCCACCCTTACTATTGGGCAGGTTTCCTCCTCATCGGTGGTTGGCTTTGAGATTTCATCAATTTTAGCCGTGACTGCACCTGAGCTAATTCATTAGAGTTGCCACTACTTTTCGCCAACCACTCTGCCATTTTATATTCACGAAAAGCTTCATCTAGTAACCATGCGTCCAAATAACGATCTCCTAGTACTCTAAACAGAGTCGGATTTTTACTACCTGCTGCCACTCTTGCTTTTAATGAATTAATTGTTTCATTTAAAAACCCTTTTGACATATATATAATATCTAGATCGAGAAAAGCAGCTTCGTCGGCAGATAAGCCTAATTTGTTAATTACATCCACCTCCTCTAAAACCTGTTTAACATCACTTTCAGGCAATACATGGACTACTAACTTTCCAGGAGAATTAATAGGAGAGTCACCTTTATTTGCAGTTACTGTAATTGTATACGCAGCACTGTACTCCAATTCTTTTCGTTTTTTTGGATAGGGCAGTATAGTATCTTTTACTTCTGCTTCCCAGTGAAATTCGTAACTAGTGATCTCTACTGTATAGCTGGTAGCATTCTTAACAGGATGCCAAGAAATTGTCGGTCGGGTATTTAAAAGTATATTTCCGTAGGGAGTAATCAGCTTTAGTGAATCTTGATCTTCACTTGGCCCTTTCATCTTCGGACAGGCATTCCGATTTAGAGGTGTACATTGCCGTCGTTCTGCTTGAACCTGTTGTGGCGTACATATACCTGAGACACCGAAAACAGCACCTTGCTGAAATTCTAAAACCTGGCGACTCGAATAGCACACAGCCTTAACCGTACTTCCATTAGCTGGGTTAATCTTATCTCCTAGACAAATCTCACTTCCGACTGCTAGATAGCGATCGCCTGAACTGATAATTCGACCAACTTCATTAATGCAGACACGCTTTGCTACTAGTTGGGGTTGAGCCAATGCGCCGCCAGAGTTTGATAGAAGCATTATTGATGCAATTGTTACCAATGGAACTCTAGAGACTTTTTTCCCTACTTCATTTGTTGAGTCCGGTGTGGCTAGATTGGGCATTGAAAATATTGTCTGGTTATCTTTAAGTTAGTAGCATAACGGGATTAGGGAACAAAAAAAAGCCTATGGTGAAGATTCCGGCACAATATCTCCCAATAACCGCTTTAATACTTGTTTTCTCCATTTCTGAACCTCTAACTGGTTAGACTCAGCAAGCAAGCAGACTTCCCAGGATATCCTGGCATGATTAATTTCATCCAAAACTTCATGCACTTGTGCTAGCAGGCAGTAAGCATCTGTTCTTTTGGAGTCTAATTTAATCGCTTGTTCTAAATATTCCTTCGCTTCACCATATTTGTTTTGCCCTAATTTCGCCCACCCTAAATTCTTGTACAAAGTAGCTTGTCTTTCAGGATCTTTAGTTTTTTGTAAGCCTTCTAGAGCTAAACTAACTGCTGCATTATAATCCCCAGTTATATTCTTTAATCTTGATAGATTATTAAGGGGTTGTGCGTCTTTATTGCTATTTTGTATAGCTAATTTATATTGGATTTCTGCTAATGCGTATTCGCCTCGATCATCGTAAAAACTTCCCAATCCGTAATGCCCTTCCCAAGCATTAGGTTTTAATTTAAACAGAGTTTCATAACTATCGTTAACGCACTTCTCATCACCTAAATCTTGACATACTAAAGCCAAGTTATTGTAAATTACTACATCTTTAGGATTAAATTTGATAGCGAGTCCATAGTATTTTTTAGCAATTTCAGGAGCTATTCCACGCCGATCAGCCTGCTCAAAATAGAACTTAGAGATTGAATAACTTAAATTAGGATTGTATTTGACTGCTGCTTCAAAGTCTTTTTCAGCATCTATAATACGATTTTCTTTATGTGATTTTTCACCTTGTTCCAAAAAAGAGGTTGCTACTATAAAATTTAACTTGTAATTCAAATTAACTGCTTTTTGAAAATAACTTTTTGCTTCCTCAAACCTATTTTCTTGTTGAGCTTTTTTTCCTTCATTTAGATAATAATTTGCTACTAAAGGTAGGGACGCATATATCAAACTAGCGATGCTTAAAAAACCTAATACGCCTACACCAACTCTAAATGACCTCGATTTAATTAGTCGATTAAGTTTTGATTTAAATGGTAAACGCTCCAAACGCTGCAAAATTACTCCTGTAGTTTGCGGGCGTTGCCCTGGCAAGGGAGCCATTAAATCTTCTATAAAATCAGCGAAAGGTCTGTCTATCTGTGAAGCCTTGTCTCGCCAAATTAAATTTCCTGTACTCTTATCTGTTGGCAGACGCATCAGTGACATACCACTAACTAAATGTACAAGGGTTCGCCCTAAAGCATAAAAATCTGATTGAGGTACTGCTTGTCCATTTATCTGCTCCAAAGGGGTATAACGAGGTGTGACAACAGCTGTAATTTCATATACTCCTCCCCTGCCTGCACTAGTTCCCCCACTTCCACTAACTTTCGCCAGGTAGGTGTCAGTTACTCGCCGTGCAGTACCAAAATCAACTAATGCCAGTTGACCATTTACCTGAAGAACTATATTAGAAGGTTTTATATCTCGATGAAAAAAATTAGAGCGGTGTACTGTATCAAGAATTTCAACTAACTGCTTAAGCCATTCTAATGCTAGAGATTGTGAAATTTTCCCATTAAATTCTATCCATTGCTCCAAGTTTTGTCCCTCAAATTTATCCATAACTAAGCAATGTAATGTTAGAAGACTATTGTTGGGAACAAAAGTAAAATAGTCATCTAAAGTACTGCGAGGAATTTTTGGGTGTCGAATTAGTTGTAAGGTGAGAGATTCCCGCTCAATTAACTCTACAAGCTTAGGTGTATTCCATTTTAGAACTTTCATGACTCGTTGTTCACGAACTGGATGCCACTTAGTACCAATGTCATCTACTTCAAAAACATCAAAGTAGTTGTATGGATTATCAGTAAGCGCTTTTAATGGTTTGACTAGACGGATAC from the Nostoc sp. C052 genome contains:
- a CDS encoding serine/threonine-protein kinase, which gives rise to MSYCINPLCSQRRNPDNVEKCVSCGTSLLINNRIRLVKPLKALTDNPYNYFDVFEVDDIGTKWHPVREQRVMKVLKWNTPKLVELIERESLTLQLIRHPKIPRSTLDDYFTFVPNNSLLTLHCLVMDKFEGQNLEQWIEFNGKISQSLALEWLKQLVEILDTVHRSNFFHRDIKPSNIVLQVNGQLALVDFGTARRVTDTYLAKVSGSGGTSAGRGGVYEITAVVTPRYTPLEQINGQAVPQSDFYALGRTLVHLVSGMSLMRLPTDKSTGNLIWRDKASQIDRPFADFIEDLMAPLPGQRPQTTGVILQRLERLPFKSKLNRLIKSRSFRVGVGVLGFLSIASLIYASLPLVANYYLNEGKKAQQENRFEEAKSYFQKAVNLNYKLNFIVATSFLEQGEKSHKENRIIDAEKDFEAAVKYNPNLSYSISKFYFEQADRRGIAPEIAKKYYGLAIKFNPKDVVIYNNLALVCQDLGDEKCVNDSYETLFKLKPNAWEGHYGLGSFYDDRGEYALAEIQYKLAIQNSNKDAQPLNNLSRLKNITGDYNAAVSLALEGLQKTKDPERQATLYKNLGWAKLGQNKYGEAKEYLEQAIKLDSKRTDAYCLLAQVHEVLDEINHARISWEVCLLAESNQLEVQKWRKQVLKRLLGDIVPESSP